The Shewanella halotolerans region AGCGCCTGTAGTGCTCTGCCCGGCGATGAATCAGCAGATGTATCGCAACGTCGCCACCCAGGACAATCTGGATAACCTGAGAAAGCGCGGCCTCACCATCTGGGGACCGGCTTCGGGTAGCCAGGCCTGTGGCGAAGTTGGCCCAGGCCGCATGGAGGAGCCCCTGGTGATCGCCGAGCGCGTCGAACACTTCTTTGCGCCGAAGCTGCTTCAGGGAATATCGATACTGCTGACGGCGGGCCCGACCCGCGAGGCGATCGATCCCGTGCGTTACATCTCTAACCACAGCTCGGGCAAGATGGGCTTTGCCCTGGCACGCGCGGCGGCCGAGATGGGCGCCAAGGTGACGCTGGTCTCCGGGCCGGTTAATATCGAGACGCCGATGAATGTCAATCGCCTCAACGTCGCCTCGACCCAGGAGATGCTCGACGCCGTGATGCAGCAGGTACACCACAGCGATATCTTTATCGGCTGCGCCGCGGTCTGCGACTATCGCACCGCGGATATTGCCGACGAGAAAATTAAGAAATCTGCCACAGAGATGTCACTTGCGCTTGTACGCAATCCTGATATCTTAGCCACGGTCGCGGCCCATGAGGTACGTCCATTCACGGTAGGATTTGCCGCCGAGACCCAGGATGTAGACCATTACGCCAAAGACAAGTTGACCCGCAAGAAACTGGATATGATCGCCGCCAATGACGTATCCGACCCGGCCATCGGCTTTAACAGCGATAGCAATGCCTTGAAGGTCTTCTGGCAAGGAGGCGAGCACGCCCTGCCCGCCACAGATAAATACACCCTGGCGAAACAACTACTCACCTTAATCGCACAGCAGATGAAGACAGCATGAAGACGCCCATAGAACTCAAGATCCTCGATTCTCGCATCGGCTCACAGTTTCCGCTTCCCGCCTACGCGACACCGGGCAGTGCAGGGATGGATCTGCGTGCCATGATAGAGACCACCATGGTGATTCAGCCGGGCGAAACCCAGCTAATCCCAACCGGGATTGCCGTGCATGTGGCAGATCCCAGCCTGGCGGCCGTCATCCTGCCGCGCTCAGGCATGGGCCACAAACATGGCATAGTGCTGGGCAACCTAGTCGGTCTTATCGACTCTGACTATCAGGGCCCCCTGATGGTCTCTTGCTGGAACCGCAGCAGCGAGCCCTTCACCTTGGAGATTGGCGATCGCCTGGCACAACTCGTGTTTGTGCCTGTGGTACAAGCCGAATTTAAATTGGTCGACGAATTCGACACCTCAGATCGAGGCGAAGGCGGTTTCGGCCACTCAGGTACTCGATAATTAGGTACCTATTAGCCAAATTCTCGATAACACGGCACTCAATCCTCGACACGCCGCATAGAATAATTAGAGAGTCATGGGCAGCGCCTGCCCATCGGCTCCTGTAGTAATTAAGTAAAGGATACTTAGATGGCTGCAAGCCCTAAAATCAACCGACGCGAACATATTCTTCAATGTCTGGCCACCATGCTAGAAACAAGTCCCGGCCAACGAATCACCACGGCAAAACTTGCCGCTGAGGTGGGCGTGTCTGAGGCGGCGCTTTATCGCCACTTTCCCAGCAAGGCGAGAATGTTCGAGGGGCTAATCGACTTTATCGAAGAGTCACTGTTGTCGCGCATCAATCTCATCATGGATGAAGAGAAAGACACCATGAGACGCTGTCAGTTGCTGCTGCAACTCTTGCTGGTATTTGCCGAGCGCAACCCAGGGATCTCCCGCGTACTCAACGGCGACGCCCTATTGGGAGAGAATGAGCGACTGCGTAACCGTACCGGCCAGATCTTCTCCAAAGTTGAGACTCACCTGAAACAGATCCTCAGAGAGAAGACTCTCAGAGAAGGCAAAGGCTTTAACCTGGACGAGGCAATCCTGGCTAACCTGCTGCTGGCCGTGGCCGAAGGCCGCATCGCCCAATTCGTGCGCAGCGACTTCAAAAACAAACCCACCGAACACTTTGCCGAGCAGTGGCAGTTTATTCAGCAGCAGCTACTTCAGAGTTAACTAATATCAATAAAAACAGCGACCTGTAATACACGGGTCGCCGTGTTTTTCTAGACAAAAGTATTGCACTCGTAAATCCATTGTTTTACCCTCATTGGCGCAACAACCCCACAAAAACTCTATAACAATTGTGCGTACAAGGATGTTATATGAAACTAATTCAGTCGTTTAGTTTAGCCTGCCTCTGCCTTATCAGTAGCCAAGCCACGGCTTCAAACAAAGATATTACCGAGCTTTTTAGCCGCTCAGCCGAATTTTCTAACGTGCAGATCTCCCCCGACGGAGACTACCTCAGCGCCATCACCTCCCACGAAGGTAAGCATATGCTGATGATTCTGGACGCCAAAACCAAGAAACCGACCAATGTGGTTCGCTTTCCGGACAACGCCCAGGTAGGGCAATACGTTTGGGTTAACAATGAGCGTGTCGTGCTGGCTAAGGAATACCTAAAAGGCTGGAGCGACCATCCCATCTATTATGGTGAGCTGATGGCTGTCAATGCCGATGGTTCTAAGCCAACCTATCTTTTCGGTTATAAAGGCGGTGAGCAACAAACGGGTTCTCGCATCAAGAAAAATACAGCGATACAAGCCACAGCCTATATTCTCGATCCTATGCCTGAAGATGATCGCTACATGCTCATCCAAGCGCTCCCTTGGGGTTCCGGCAGCGCAAACACAATGGAGAATCTTCAGCAGGTTTATAGAGTCGATGTCTACAAGGGAACACGTAGAAAAATTGCGACCTCACCTATCTCCTACGCTCGATTTCTGCCGGATCATGATGGCGAAGTTCGCTTTGTCAGTGGTACCCGCGACTACGTCAGTTCCCAGCTCTATTACCGCAAAGACGATGAATGGGTAGACACAGATAAGCTGAATTTAAATCTCGATGATATTACTCCTATCGCCTTCGGTGATGATGAGAACAGTGTCTATGTACTCGGCAGCGAAAACGGTAAACCTAAAGGGGTCTATTTAGTCGATATCAAGAACGGTAAAAAGCAGCTTATTAGCCAGGACAAGGTGGTCGATCCTAGCAATGTTTGGATCAACCGCGTCAACAAGCAACTCTACG contains the following coding sequences:
- the coaBC gene encoding bifunctional phosphopantothenoylcysteine decarboxylase/phosphopantothenate--cysteine ligase CoaBC, whose amino-acid sequence is MSLTNKKILLGIGGGIAAYKSADLVRRLKERGADVRVVMSQSAQEFITPLTLQALSGHPIATDLLDPAAEAAMGHIELARWADLVLIAPATANLIARINAGMADELITTTCLATEAPVVLCPAMNQQMYRNVATQDNLDNLRKRGLTIWGPASGSQACGEVGPGRMEEPLVIAERVEHFFAPKLLQGISILLTAGPTREAIDPVRYISNHSSGKMGFALARAAAEMGAKVTLVSGPVNIETPMNVNRLNVASTQEMLDAVMQQVHHSDIFIGCAAVCDYRTADIADEKIKKSATEMSLALVRNPDILATVAAHEVRPFTVGFAAETQDVDHYAKDKLTRKKLDMIAANDVSDPAIGFNSDSNALKVFWQGGEHALPATDKYTLAKQLLTLIAQQMKTA
- the dut gene encoding dUTP diphosphatase — its product is MKTPIELKILDSRIGSQFPLPAYATPGSAGMDLRAMIETTMVIQPGETQLIPTGIAVHVADPSLAAVILPRSGMGHKHGIVLGNLVGLIDSDYQGPLMVSCWNRSSEPFTLEIGDRLAQLVFVPVVQAEFKLVDEFDTSDRGEGGFGHSGTR
- the slmA gene encoding nucleoid occlusion factor SlmA, whose amino-acid sequence is MAASPKINRREHILQCLATMLETSPGQRITTAKLAAEVGVSEAALYRHFPSKARMFEGLIDFIEESLLSRINLIMDEEKDTMRRCQLLLQLLLVFAERNPGISRVLNGDALLGENERLRNRTGQIFSKVETHLKQILREKTLREGKGFNLDEAILANLLLAVAEGRIAQFVRSDFKNKPTEHFAEQWQFIQQQLLQS